Sequence from the Aquimarina sp. Aq107 genome:
CATCATATGAAGATTTATCACGTGCTTCTTCTATTGCGCAACAAGCATTGGATAAAGGTCTAAAAATGAAGTCAGAATTAGGAATCAATCCAGGTTCTGAACAAGTACGGTATACGGCAGAGAGAGATGGCATTCTTGGAATATTCGAAAAACTGGATGCTAAGATATTTACCAATGCTTGTGGACCTTGTATCGGGCAGTGGGCAAGATATAGTGATCCTAAAAATGCTCCGAAGAATAGTATCGTTCATTCTTTTAATAGAAACTTTGCGAAACGTGCAGATGGAAATCCGAATACACATGCTTTTGTAGCATCTCCAGAATTAACCGCTGCCATTGCAGTTTCTGGGCGACTAGATTTTAATCCACTTACGGATAAATTGATTAATGAAGATGGGCAAGAGGTAATGTTTGATGAGCCAACTGGATGGGAATTGCCTCCTAAAGGTTTCGAAGTAGAAGATGCAGGATATTTAGCACCTGTAGAAGATGGTAGTGGAGTACAAGTTAATGTGAGCCCGACATCAGAAAGGCTTCAGTTATTAACTCCTTTTGAGCCAATTGGTGATGAAATAAAAGGAGCAAAGCTATTAATCAAAGCGTTCGGAAAATGTACTACAGATCATATTTCTATGGCAGGGCCTTGGTTACGTTACAGAGGGCACTTAGATAATATATCCAATAATTGTTTAATAGGAGCAGTGAATGCCTTTGGGAAAAAGACAAACTTTGTTAAAAATCAATTAGATGGAGAGTTTGGTGGTGTGCCAGATACTGCAAGAGCTTATAAAGCTGCTGGTGTTCCTACAATAGTAGTAGGAGATCACAATTACGGAGAAGGTTCTTCTAGAGAACACGCGGCAATGGAGCCAAGACATTTGGGTGTTGTTGCGGTAATTGTAAAATCCTTTGCTCGTATCCATGAAACTAACCTTAAAAAACAAGGTATGTTAGGATTAACGTTTGCGAATGAAGCGGATTATGATAAAATTCAAGAAGATGATACTATCAATTTCCTGGATTTAAACGCCTTTGCACCTGGAAAAACATTGAATATCGAATTTGTTCATGCTGATGGTTCTAAAGATGTGATCGAAGTAAATCATACGTATAACGATTCTCAGATCGAGTGGTTTAAAGAAGGCTCTGCTTTGAATCTAATTAAAAAGCAAAACGCTTAATCTTAGACTATATATATTATAAAACTCTCGAAGACGATTCTTCGGGAGTTTTTGTTTTATAAAGATTGGTAATTTTGTAATTTTGCGTATATGATACGCCAAAATATTAAAGTAGCGGTAGATGCGGTAGTCTTTGGATATAAAGATAAAACACTGCATGTGCTTTTAATCAAAAGAGATATAGAACCTTTTAAGGATTCGTGGGCCTTACCTGGAGGTTTGGTGCTAGAAAATGAAAGTTTGGAAGATGCTGTAGAACGAGAACTTAAAGAAGAGACTAATGTTACCGTTGATTACCTAGAACAATTATATTCTTTTGGAAAACCAGGAAGAGATCCAAGAAATAGAGTGGTAAGTATTACTTATTTTGGTTTAGTAAAACCAGAGCATCATAGTATAAAAGCAGATACCGATGCTAATGATGTAGCTTGGTTTGATATTAATGAACTTCCAGAGTTGGCATTTGATCACGCTACAATTCTTGATTCAGCCAAAAAACGTTTACGAAATAAATTGACTTATGAACCTATAGGTTTTGATTTGTTGGCAGATAAGTTTCTTTTTTCTGATCTAGAGAAATTATATATGACGATTCTTGATAAACAGATCGATCGAAGAAACTTTAGAAAGAAAATATTAAGTTTTGGTATTTTGGAAGAATTAAAAGAAAAAATTTCTGAAGGAAGAGGAAGACCGGCAAATCTTTTCAAATTCAATCAAAAACAATACTTCAAGCTTAAAGAAGAAGGTTTCCTTTTCGATATTAAATAAAGACTCTGTAGTACTTAGAGCGCAGTCGAGAAGTAGTAGAACTCATTTTTCATTATTCTAAGATATCATATTGATCCCTCCTGAAGGATGAGAGCATCCACGGTTTGAGTGCAAAGTGGAATCCAAATTATAGTTATTAATACCCGTAAAACATCTTTTATTGTATTTTTTACGCAAAATATTTTGTCAATATATTGATCTGTTTTATATTTGCGTAAAAATAACACAATTATGCAGTATTTACATTTAGATCAGTCATTTACTCCATTCGATAAATCAATTGAGTTTACTTCGTTTGTTTTTAATGGTGGTGAGCCACATATCAAAATCTCTGAAAAATCCATAGGTAATGAAGTAACAATTACACATAGATTGAATTCATTTAATGATGTTGGTTTATTGTTAGTAGCCACAGATGCGTTGCGTAGAATGGGTGTGAAATTAATTAATGTTTTGATTCCGTATTTTCCTGCTGCAAGACAGGATAGAGTTATGGTTAGTGGAGAATCACTAAGTGTAAAAGTATATGCGGATATTATAAATACTCAAAACTATAACCAGGTGATGGTTTTTGACCCGCATTCTGAAGTAACTCCGGCGTTGTTGAATAATGTAAAAGTGATTGAGAACTATGAGTATGTAAAACAATGTTTGAATGAAATTAAGGAGGATGTGGTATTGATATCTCCAGATGGAGGAGCATTAAAAAAGATTTATAAAGTATCTGAGTATTTAGGAGGAATAGAAGTTGTAGAATGTTCTAAGAAAAGAGATGTAAAAACAGGGAAGCTATCTGGATTTAGAGTATACGAAGATGATCTTAAAGGAAAACACTGTGTAATTGTTGATGATATCTGTGATGGAGGAGGAACATTTTTAGGGTTGGCAACTGCATTAAAAGAAAAAAATGCAAGAAAGTTAAGTCTTATAGTAAGTCATGGAATTTTCAGTAAGGGATTTGAGGAATTAAACAAGTCATTTGATACTGTTTTTACTACCAATTCTTTTAGAGATATAGAAGAGGAGAACGTTGTACAATTTTCGGTCATAAAATAAAATTAATTAAAATGAGGATAATTTTATCAGCAATATCAGATGATTTAATAGAGGCTTGGAAACTTTATTTTTTAGAGGAAAAGGATGTCATTATTAAAAAAGAAGATATAACTAAATTAAAATGTGATGCGGTAATTAGCCCTGCTAATTCATTTGGATTTATGGATGGAGGATTGGATTATGCTTTGTCTGAGAGATTTGGTTGGGATTTAGAAAAGAAGCTCCAAAAAAGAATAAAAGAATTACCTGAAGGAGAATTGTTAGTTGGGAAATCTTTGCTTTTGGAGACTGATGATGATGATATTCCATTTTTGATTTCTGCACCAACAATGAGAGTGCCAACGAATTTTAATATTGATACCTCGATCAATGCATATTTAGCAATGAAAGCGATATTAATTTTAGCTAAAAGCGAAGTTAAAATAAAATCTGTAGCTATTCCTGGTTTGTGCACTGGAGTTGGTAAAATGAAACCGAAAATATGCGCAAAGCAAATGTTTATAGCATATCAAGAAATAATTTTAGGAAAGAAAATGGATTTTAAGGAGTTTGGTGATGCTCAGCGATACCATTGGGATATTAATCAAAAGGGTATGATATGGACAAATTAGTAGGTGTTTAAAACGTCCTACTGAAATTTCAACGTGAAAAATGAAGTGAACGAAACGTAAAATTAAATTTGTGAACAGTAGAAAGGATTGTCTCAAGTAGTATTTTTCTTTGAAAACAAATACTTCAACAATACAAAGGCGTTTTAATTTAATTTAGAGAAGTGAACGATATTTTTAGTTGAAATATCATAAGACTAGACTTTTTTGTTTCTTTTTTCGGCAATGGAAAAAAGAAACGCAATAACACTAGATAATCATGAAAGTAATAACAGCACCAACAAAAATAGAACTAGATAAAAATCTAAGTGTTTTTCTAGCAGGTAGTATCGAAGTAGGTGTTGCAGAAAGATGGCAGGATATAGTTATAAATGAGTTATTAGAATACAATGTAACCTTGTTAAATCCCAGAAGAGCAAGTTGGGATGCTAGTTGGAAACAAACAATAGACAATCCTATTTTTAAGGAACAAGTAAACTGGGAACTACAAGCCTTAGAACAGTCTGATATAATAATGATGTACTTTGATAAAAATACTAAGTCTCCAATTACATTATTAGAATTAGGGTTATTTGCTAGAAGCGGAAAACTAATCGTTTGTTGTCCAGATGAATTTTGGAGAAAAGGAAATGTAGCTATTGTTTGTGAGAGATATGAAGTAAAACAAGTAGATAGTTTAGAAGAATTGATTAATGAAGTAAAGAAGAGAGTGAAATGAAATACACATTACAAAACATACAAGAGCAGTTTAATAAAGGAAAGAGTTTGAAATATCTGTTCTTCTGGGGGCATACGCCTAATAAAGATGGAAGTATTGGTAAAAGTTGTTTTAGTCAATGGTGGAATCAGTCTTTCGAAGTAGAAGGAGTTGTCTATAAAACTGCAGAACATTGGATGATGGCTGAAAAAGCCAGATTGTTTGAAGACATTGAAATTTTAAAAGAGATTATTGATTGCAATCAACCAATGGAAGCAAAACAACTAGGTAGAAAAGTAAAGAATTTTGATCCTAAAGTATGGGATGCTCATAAGTACGAAATTGTAAAACAAGGAAACTATCATAAGTTTTCACAGCACCAAGAGTTGAAGGAGTTTTTATTGAATACCAAGAAAAGAATTATTGTAGAAGCAAGTCCAAGAGATCGCATATGGGGAATCGGAATGGGACAAGCTAACGAAAAAGCACAGAATCCAAATTTATGGAGAGGACAAAATCTATTAGGTTTTGCCTTGATGGAAGTGAGGGATGAATTAGATCCATAGGATCTTTAAAAATTAAGAAAATGAAAAAGACATTAAGAAAAATAACAGCAAAGGAAACGCTTGACATAACTGAACAAGGTTTCTATATTAATACTAAACAAGAAAAAATAGTTATTTCTGAAATTCAGAAGAACGCAATTTATGGAACAAAATTTTATGATACTAAAGAATTAGATGAGTTACTTATAGAGTCAGATACAATTGATAATTATAAAACATCTTTTGAAGTTGTAGAAGAAACAACGATAGGTAGTATACAAAGATTAGTTTCTTTAGGATTCTCCAACCCGATGTGCTTAAACTTTGCTTCTGCTAAAAATCCTGGAGGAGGTTTTTTTAATGGAGCACAAGCTCAG
This genomic interval carries:
- a CDS encoding aconitate hydratase, whose protein sequence is MAFDIDMIKKVYAQVAERVDAAREVTGKPLTLAEKILYSHLWDGKSKTAFTRGKDYVDFAPDRIACQDATAQMALLQFMQAGKKKVAVPTTVHCDHLIQAKVGADKDLQSAMNTSSEVFNFLESVSDKYGIGFWKPGAGIIHQVVLENYAFPGGMMIGTDSHTVNAGGLGMVAIGVGGADAVDVMAGMPWELKFPKLIGVKLTGKLSGWTAPKDVILKVAEILTVKGGTDAIVEYFGPGATSMSCTGKGTICNMGAEIGATTSTFGYDESMERYLRATERAEVADAANKVKEHLTADPEVYANPEQYFDQVIEINLSELGPLLNGPFTPDLSTEVGTSMTEKAKASDWPLQVEWGLIGSCTNSSYEDLSRASSIAQQALDKGLKMKSELGINPGSEQVRYTAERDGILGIFEKLDAKIFTNACGPCIGQWARYSDPKNAPKNSIVHSFNRNFAKRADGNPNTHAFVASPELTAAIAVSGRLDFNPLTDKLINEDGQEVMFDEPTGWELPPKGFEVEDAGYLAPVEDGSGVQVNVSPTSERLQLLTPFEPIGDEIKGAKLLIKAFGKCTTDHISMAGPWLRYRGHLDNISNNCLIGAVNAFGKKTNFVKNQLDGEFGGVPDTARAYKAAGVPTIVVGDHNYGEGSSREHAAMEPRHLGVVAVIVKSFARIHETNLKKQGMLGLTFANEADYDKIQEDDTINFLDLNAFAPGKTLNIEFVHADGSKDVIEVNHTYNDSQIEWFKEGSALNLIKKQNA
- a CDS encoding NUDIX domain-containing protein, coding for MIRQNIKVAVDAVVFGYKDKTLHVLLIKRDIEPFKDSWALPGGLVLENESLEDAVERELKEETNVTVDYLEQLYSFGKPGRDPRNRVVSITYFGLVKPEHHSIKADTDANDVAWFDINELPELAFDHATILDSAKKRLRNKLTYEPIGFDLLADKFLFSDLEKLYMTILDKQIDRRNFRKKILSFGILEELKEKISEGRGRPANLFKFNQKQYFKLKEEGFLFDIK
- the prs gene encoding ribose-phosphate diphosphokinase; the encoded protein is MQYLHLDQSFTPFDKSIEFTSFVFNGGEPHIKISEKSIGNEVTITHRLNSFNDVGLLLVATDALRRMGVKLINVLIPYFPAARQDRVMVSGESLSVKVYADIINTQNYNQVMVFDPHSEVTPALLNNVKVIENYEYVKQCLNEIKEDVVLISPDGGALKKIYKVSEYLGGIEVVECSKKRDVKTGKLSGFRVYEDDLKGKHCVIVDDICDGGGTFLGLATALKEKNARKLSLIVSHGIFSKGFEELNKSFDTVFTTNSFRDIEEENVVQFSVIK
- a CDS encoding macro domain-containing protein → MRIILSAISDDLIEAWKLYFLEEKDVIIKKEDITKLKCDAVISPANSFGFMDGGLDYALSERFGWDLEKKLQKRIKELPEGELLVGKSLLLETDDDDIPFLISAPTMRVPTNFNIDTSINAYLAMKAILILAKSEVKIKSVAIPGLCTGVGKMKPKICAKQMFIAYQEIILGKKMDFKEFGDAQRYHWDINQKGMIWTN
- a CDS encoding nucleoside 2-deoxyribosyltransferase domain-containing protein, translated to MKVITAPTKIELDKNLSVFLAGSIEVGVAERWQDIVINELLEYNVTLLNPRRASWDASWKQTIDNPIFKEQVNWELQALEQSDIIMMYFDKNTKSPITLLELGLFARSGKLIVCCPDEFWRKGNVAIVCERYEVKQVDSLEELINEVKKRVK
- a CDS encoding NADAR family protein produces the protein MKYTLQNIQEQFNKGKSLKYLFFWGHTPNKDGSIGKSCFSQWWNQSFEVEGVVYKTAEHWMMAEKARLFEDIEILKEIIDCNQPMEAKQLGRKVKNFDPKVWDAHKYEIVKQGNYHKFSQHQELKEFLLNTKKRIIVEASPRDRIWGIGMGQANEKAQNPNLWRGQNLLGFALMEVRDELDP